The genomic DNA tatatatatatatatatatatatgtatatctatatctatatctatatctatatatatatatgcatatgtatgtatgtatatatgtatatatgtatataagtatatatagacacatatatacacaaacatgtatatacatatatgtacatgcatatatatatatatatatatatatatatatctatatatacatatatatatatgtatatatatatataagtatacacacgcacacgcacaggcacacacacacacacacacacacacacacacacacacacatatatatatatatatatatatatatatatatatatatatatatatatatatatatatatatatatatatatatatatattatatatatatatatatatacatatatatatatatatatatatatatatatatatatatatatatatatatacatatacatatatgcatgtatatatatacatatatatatatatatatatatatatatatatatatatatatatatatatatatatgtatatatatgcatatatatatacatacatacatatatatatatatatatatatatatatatatatatatatacatatatatatatatatgcatgtatacatacatacatacaatatatatatatatatatatatatatatatatacacatatatatatatatgtatgtatatatatatatatatatatatatatatacatatacatatatgcatgtatatatatatatatatatatatatatatatatatatatatatgtatatatatatatgtgtgtgtgtgtgtgtgtgtgtgtgtgtgtgtgtgtgtgtatatatatatatatacatacatatatatatatatatatatatatatatgtaagtatgtatatatatatgtatatatatgtatgtatatgcgcgcgcgcgcacacacacacacacacacacacacacacacacacacacacacacacacacacacacacacacacacacacacacacacacacacacatatatatatatatatatatatatatatatgtatgtatgtatatatatgtatatatatgtatgtatatttatatgtatatatatatatgtatatatatgtaaatatatatatatatatgtatatgtttatatatataaatatgtatatatatatgtgtatatatatatatatatatgtatatatatatatatatatatatatatatatatatatatatatatatatatatatgtatatatacatatatatacgtatatatacatttatacatgtatacacacacacacacacacacgcacacacgcacacacgcacacacgcacacacacacacacacacacacacacaaatacacacacacacacacacatatatatatatgtatatatatatatatatatatataaatatatatatacatatatatacatacatacatatatacatatatgaatatataaatgtatatatatataaatatatatatatatatatatatatatatacacacacacgtatatatacacgtatacacacacacacacacacacacacacacacacacacatatatatatatatatatatatatatatatatatacattatatatatatatatatacattatatatatatatatatatatatatatatatatatgtatgtatatatgttcacacatacacatacacgcacacatacacgcacacacacacacacacacacacacacacacacacacacacacacacacacacacacacacacacacacatatatatatatatatatatatatatatatatatatatatatataatatatatatacatatctatctatctatctatctatctacatctatctatctatctatctatctatctatctatctatctatctatctatctatatatatatatatatatatatataatgagacacacacacatgtatacatatatgtgtacaagcatacacacacacacacacacacacacacacacacacacacacacacacacacacacacacacacacgcacacgcacacgcacacacacacacacacaaacacacacacacacagacaaacacacacatacacacacacctacatacacacaaacacacacacacacacacacacacacacacacgtacacgcgcacacacacacacacacacacacacacacacacacacacacacacacacacacacacatatatatatatatatgtatataatatatatatatatatatatatatatatatatatatatatatatatatatatatatacactatcgtGTTAAGACGATAGTGTTttgccatatatgtgtgtgtgtgtgtgtgtgtgtgtgtgtgtgtgtgtgtgtgtgtgtgtgtgtgtgtgtgtgtgtgtgtgtgtgtgtgtgtgtatgtatgcccacaggtttgtgtgtgtatgtgtttatgaataatATACTTAAAATATGTTTGAATACATAGTTTATAAACATTTACCAGGTGATAATCACAAGACATATTTCTTATGTTTCCAGTTCTGTTCCGATATATCTAACTCTGAATGACAactattattcttttcttgttgAGAAATCATTAGATGTGATTCATTTATAATTCATGAAAACTTGAAAAGGAAAGTGTAAATCCGATCTTCAGAAATTTCGCGCCAAAAGCAGCTGCAACAGGGAACTTTTTCCACGCTGTCTGAGGTGATGGAGCAGTTGTTAAAAAGTCTCGGAATACCGGCACTAAATTATCAAGTCCTCTCTTAGCCTCTGAATAACTCTAAAACGTCAACTTTCTAAATAAACCTAGAATGTCAATTTGCCTTGCCCTCCTCATCTGGTGTCACCCCAACAGGTTAGAATTCGCAACAGGTAATTCACATGTTGAAACGTGTCAAAACATGTTCTGACAAGCTTAAAGCCCTACCAGTATTTCTATACCACAGCGTATTTTGTACTGTGCAGGGCGATGATGCGTACCAAATATTAATTTCCTACGCCATGTGAACTaaacgcccacccccacccacatccagggcaaggtctatataagtacttatatagaccttgatccagggtgggggaaaggaaacATCGAGGCATTTGGANNNNNNNNNNNNNNNNNNNNNNNNNNNNNNNNNNNNNNNNNNNNNNNNNNNNNNNNNNNNNNNNNNNNNNNNNNNNNNNNNNNNNNNNNNNNNNNNNNNNNNNNNNNNNNNNNNNNNNNNNNNNNNNNNNNNNNNNNNNNNNNNNNNNNNNNNNNNNNNNNNNNNNNNNNNNNNNNNNNNNNNNNNNNNNNNNNNNNNNNNNNNNNNNNNNNNNNNNNNNNNNNNNNNNNNNNNNNNNNNNNNNNNNNNNNNNNNNNNNNNNNNNNNNNNNNNNNNNNNNNNNNNNNNNNNNNNNNNNNNNNNNNNNNNNNNNNNNNNNNNNNNNNNNNNNNNNNNNNNNNNNNNNNNNNNNNNNNNNNNNNNNNNNNNNNNNNNNNNNNNNNNNNNNNNNNNNNNNNNNNNNNNNNNNNNNNNNNNNNNNNNNNNNNNNNNNNNNNNNNNNNNNNNNNNNNNNNNNNNNNNNNNNNNNNNNNNNNNNNNNNNNNNNNNNNNNNNNNNNNagagagagagagagagaagagtaagatattattttcattttaaaaccCTAAACTTTGAGGATTTTAAATTTTAATAGTTTTAGGAAATTTCCCAAGAAATCGGGGCTCAAATTCTAATGCAGCAGCGGGCAGAGTCTGGGCAGGCCACGtacgccgattttgtagccgcccagaatcttttattttcggcttcaaaatacaCCCGTGTTATTGGGTTAATGAAAATAACCCTATGAATTCTAAGGTAAGGCAAATCCTTAGCAGTATTGAAAAATGACATCATAACCATTATGCATTCCAACACTCTCCTTAAGGTAATAAGTAACTTGAATCTAAAAACCACATGAGCCTGGGAAAATGTAGTACCagagtatataaatatgatttctttctttactcaATTGATACCATCTATGAATTGTGCAACATAGATTCCTTTGCCATGATTATGGAAAGCAAAAATTCAACCATAAAATATCATCTAGTATCCTTTCCTTTACTACACCTGGGTCATCAAGGCTAACACAAACTGGTGTCAATGACTGGGTGAGAGCTATCTCAACCAAGAGATATAACACAACCAACTCTTGGAGGAATATTTTACAATGATACCTTACTTTTAAGATTTGAATTTGTGACAGAGAACTTATAGTATGCATTTaccaatgataactataacaacaacaaaatagtgaTTATGCCCAGCCAGGGCTCTTGCCACATATGTAAATGCAATATCAATAGGGTTTCACATTCCCCTAAAATCTGAACATCCTTCACACACCATCCCAAAAACCCACCTGGGGAGAGTGGCCTGGAGGACccggaggggggtttgggggcaCGGGGCCCAGAGAGGGTACGGTGCCGTTTGGGGGGACGCCACCTCAGTGCCGTTCCCCCCATTTCCAGGGGGTTTCTGATTTAAAAAGGGGCTGCAGAGGGCCTCCCGCCGCTCAATCTCCATCTGGAGTTTCCTCTGCAGCCGGAGGTTCTCTTCTCGGATCAGCCGCTCCTCATTTGCATATTGCTGGGTTGTGCGGTTGTCTGTGTGGGGAAGAGGTGATGATTTTTTATACAGGTATTATAAGGCTGGAATATCAACCCTACAACTCCATGATTTAACTATAATATAAGTAGGCAACTTTGGGTTACGATCATGTGATTTGAAATTTTTAAAATCCCTAGTTTATTAGATATGCAAGACTGCTAAGAGTAGGTAACAACTAGCCACAGCTTCATTTTTGTCATGGTGAATGTATTGCAATATAGCTATTTTTGACCTATCTTAAGATGGCAAACCTTAAAATCTGTGTAGGATGCATCCTCAGTTTTTGTGCAATCTGCTCACATGCTACATATCTAGGACAGCAAGAACAGCCTCTACTTGTATACAGTATTGAAATCTACCTGTGCAGCAGTTCCCTCATTCTTTTACCggttacataaataaaaaacgcACAATGCCACTCCTGACAGAAGATGTAAACTTAATACCAGAGTCATCAGGACTGACTCCTCATCCCCTCCATATTAATACGGATATGCAGTGATAATACTCTTAAGTAGACAGACACTACTGTAACATATCACTAGGATAGGCAATGATAGTATAGAAAAGGATATTTGGATATGCAACAAAGTCAtctaatttaagaaaaaaataatcaaatattaatgtattaataacaataatgtgtg from Penaeus vannamei isolate JL-2024 chromosome 43, ASM4276789v1, whole genome shotgun sequence includes the following:
- the LOC138860732 gene encoding coiled-coil domain-containing protein 6-like translates to MDKLEAEKRMLQGKLEQPISNPPSPADFNQGDRANNLSSHIQHLRNEVTRFREQLTSAQEEHNRTTQQYANEERLIREENLRLQRKLQMEIERREALCSPFLNQKPPGNGGNGTEVASPQTAPYPLWAPCPQTPLRVLQATLPRYHCKIFLQELVVLYLLVEIALTQSLTPVCVSLDDPGVAHVVFRFKLLITLRRVLECIMVMMSFFNTAKDLPYLRIHRVIFINPITRVYFEAENKRFWAATKSAYVACPDSARCCIRI